A genome region from Hevea brasiliensis isolate MT/VB/25A 57/8 chromosome 9, ASM3005281v1, whole genome shotgun sequence includes the following:
- the LOC110671556 gene encoding COP1-interactive protein 1 gives MFLSRKIDSKFKEKMTRRHWRESIKSLFGNHIDPEHDERLKGTKSEIENQVKKILKLLKQEDLEEKDGLSVENSKKEPLVELIEDFHNQYQLLYERYNHLTGEIRKKFHTKQGTDTSSSSSSDSESDYSSKDKGNKNGKLKSDYQKIADVTKQELETTNLEVAELKSKLTATSEEKHALNLEHQAALSKIQEAEEIIKKLKFEIERLDVEKGKLLVENGELKQNLDASGNVEAELNERLQEMSKEKDNLIVEKEIHMKEKLSEKDRELSSLASVHKAHRNVLSAQIKELEARVTGLELELESFRAHNRDMGVQIESKVSEIKGLGEENLLLKAQNSELEIMSKERGDELLALRKKLDDDEKESLSKVESLTAQVNTLLADLECLNTQKAELEEQMVSKGDEASSQVKGLMDQVNELQQQMESLHNEKAELEVKLETKTQKISEFLVLIENLKEEIAHYAEDYQRILGERESLTGQMKNLELEVENLRNQKTDLEEQARTEIKESGRLGEEMVGLQNKIFDFERMLTERRLDYSALQERHEKGENEASAQITALTTQSNNLQLELDCLQDEKNQLQLQLQKEIQKFSESLIEMENQKSEFMSKIADQQKVLAEQEEAYRKLSEEYKQVEGWFQESKENIKAVERKVEEMAEQFQKNASSQDQKVAELEETVEDLTKDLEVKGDELNTMVVNVRNIEVKLRLSNQKLHVTEQLLTEKEESFRKAEAGFQHELRVLEKRIAMQLGMIAATNEACQSMVTDTSEKVNSTLTVLEALTLKYEEDCNSYAQRILEMSNEIQIAKNRVIDTKNEKEKLGKEVGDLVVQLQVTKEQESALREKVERLEVEKEKLTKAVSQLEKKVAVLETMMKEKDQGISDLGEEKREAIRQLCLWIDYHRSRCDYLREILSKMPVRGHRAA, from the exons ATGTTCTTGTCAAGGAAGATTGATTCAAAATTCAAAGAGAAGATGACAAGGAGGCATTGGAGAGAGTCTATAAAATCCCTCTTTGGTAATCACATTGATCCAGAGCACGATGAAAGGCTAAAAGGAACTAAATCAG AAATTGAGAACCAAGTGAAGAAGATCTTGAAGCTACTCAAACAGGAAGACCTTGAAGAAAAAGATGGACTTTCAGTAGAAAACTCCAAAAAAGAACCTCTGGTTGAGCTAATTGAGGATTTCCACAACCAGTACCAATTGCTTTATGAACGATATAATCATCTGACAGGAGAGATAAGAAAGAAATTTCATACGAAACAAGGAACAGATACCTCTTCTTCATCAAGCTCAGACTCAGAATCTGATTATTCTTCCAAggacaaaggaaataaaaatgGAAAACTCAAAAGTGACTATCAGAAGATAGCAGATGTCACAAAGCAAGAACTTGAAACGACAAATCTAGAAGTTGCAGAACTGAAGAGTAAGTTGACAGCTACCAGTGAAGAAAAGCATGCTTTAAATTTGGAGCATCAGGCAGCTTTAAGCAAAATACAAGAAGCAGAGGAGATCATTAAAAAGTTGAAGTTTGAAATAGAACGATTAGATGTGGAGAAAGGAAAACTTTTGGTTGAGAATGGAGAGTTAAAGCAAAACCTTGATGCTTCTGGCAATGTAGAAGCAGAACTGAACGAGAGATTGCAGGAGATGAGCAAAGAGAAGGACAACTTGATTGTGGAGAAAGAGATTCACATGAAGGAGAAATTGAGTGAGAAGGACAGAGAGTTGTCATCCCTTGCTTCTGTGCACAAGGCACATAGGAATGTATTGTCAGCTCAGATAAAGGAATTAGAGGCTCGAGTGACTGGCCTGGAACTGGAGCTTGAGTCATTTAGAGCCCATAATAGAGATATGGGGGTACAGATTGAGAGCAAAGTGTCTGAAATAAAAGGACTGGGAGAAGAAAATTTACTACTAAAAGCCCAAAAttcagaacttgaaataatgtcgAAAGAGAGAGGAGATGAACTGTTGGCTCTTAGAAAGAAACTTGATGATGATGAGAAGGAATCATTGTCTAAAGTAGAAAGCCTGACAGCACAAGTCAACACTCTTCTAGCAGACTTGGAATGTTTAAACACCCAGAAAGCAGAATTGGAAGAACAGATGGTAAGTAAAGGCGATGAAGCATCAAGTCAAGTCAAGGGTCTGATGGATCAGGTTAACGAGTTACAACAGCAAATGGAGTCCTTACACAATGAGAAAGCTGAACTGGAAGTGAAACTGGAGACGAAAACTcagaaaatttcagagttcctGGTTCTGATAGAAAATCTGAAAGAGGAGATAGCACACTATGCTGAAGATTATCAGAGGATTCTTGGAGAGAGAGAAAGTTTGACAGGgcaaatgaaaaatctggaattggagGTGGAGAATTTACGAAACCAGAAAACTGATCTTGAAGAGCAAGCAAGAACTGAAATCAAAGAGAGTGGACGGTTAGGAGAGGAAATGGTGGGGTTACAgaataaaatttttgattttgaaAGAATGTTAACGGAGAGAAGGCTAGATTACTCTGCCCTCCAGGAGAGACATGAAAAAGGAGAGAATGAAGCTTCTGCTCAGATAACGGCCTTAACAACACAATCTAACAATCTGCAACTGGAATTAGATTGCTTACAGGATGAGAAAAACCAATTGCAGTTGCAGCTTCAGAAAGAGATACAAAAATTTTCAGAAAGCCTGATAGAAATGGAAAATCAAAAGTCTGAGTTCATGAGCAAAATTGCAGATCAGCAAAAGGTGCTGGCAGAGCAGGAGGAGGCATACAGGAAGCTGAGTGAGGAGTATAAGCAGGTGGAAGGTTGGTTCCAGGAGAGCAAGGAAAACATCAAAGCAGTTGAAAGGAAAGTAGAAGAAATGGCAGAACAATTTCAGAAGAATGCCAGTTCCCAAGATCAGAAAGTAGCTGAACTGGAAGAAACAGTTGAGGACCTGACAAAAGATCTTGAAGTAAAAGGAGATGAACTCAATACCATGGTTGTGAATGTCCGCAATATTGAAGTTAAGCTCCGGTTGTCAAACCAGAAGCTCCATGTCACAGAACAATTACTAACTGAGAAGGAAGAGAGCTTTAGGAAAGCAGAAGCAGGTTTCCAGCATGAGCTGAGAGTGCTGGAGAAAAGGATTGCTATGCAGTTGGGGATGATAGCTGCTACCAATGAAGCTTGTCAGAGTATGGTCACAGATACCTCAGAGAAAGTGAACAGTACTTTGACAGTACTAGAAGCTTTGACCCTTAAATATGAAGAGGACTGCAACAGCTATGCACAACGCATTTTGGAAATGTCAAATGAGATTCAGATTGCAAAGAATAGGGTAATTGACACGAAGAATGAGAAGGAAAAACTTGGAAAAGAAGTAGGTGATCTAGTAGTACAACTGCAAGTTACAAAAGAACAGGAATCGGCATTGAGAGAGAAGGTTGAACGACTAGAGGTTGAGAAAGAGAAATTAACTAAAGCTGTGAGCCAATTGGAGAAAAAGGTGGCAGTGTTGGAGACAATGATGAAAGAGAAGGACCAAGGTATATCAGACCTGGGCGAGGAAAAGAGGGAGGCTATAAGGCAGCTGTGCCTCTGGATTGATTATCACAGGAGTCGCTGTGATTATCTCAGAGAAATTCTGTCCAAGATGCCTGTGAGAGGCCACAGGGCAGCGTAG